From Acidimicrobiales bacterium, one genomic window encodes:
- a CDS encoding PQQ-dependent sugar dehydrogenase, which produces MAAVALVASMLVVAGAPAPVSGAATAFPPGFADRLVSAVPEPTALAFTPDGRLLVTTQPGRIRVIRNGTLVSQPALDITAKTCDQSERGLLGIAVDPAFASNHWIYVFYTYGAGDACPFNDPRHPVNRVSRFTLGNDDVVDPASERVLIDGMPSYGGNHNAGDVKVGRDGNLYVTIGDGGCDYAGDSGCQDANNAARDRHTLVGKVLRITRRGGIPASNPFTGPGTARCNVTGRTTPGTVCQEIFATGLRNPFRMGFDTDSRSTRFFVNDVGGSAWEEIDEAQPGADYGWNIREGHCVTGSFTNCGPPPAGLTNPVWDYSHATGCHSITGGAFVPAGAWPSQYDGDYLFADFGCNRLFALDLSGGGATELGVLADGPTTLLFGPGTGRSMYYTTYANGGEVRRLVYTG; this is translated from the coding sequence GTGGCGGCGGTCGCGCTCGTGGCGTCGATGCTGGTCGTGGCCGGCGCGCCGGCCCCTGTCTCGGGCGCGGCGACGGCGTTCCCGCCCGGGTTCGCCGACCGGCTCGTGAGCGCCGTGCCCGAGCCGACGGCCCTCGCCTTCACGCCCGACGGGCGCCTCCTCGTCACCACCCAGCCCGGCCGCATCCGCGTCATCAGGAACGGCACGCTCGTGTCCCAGCCGGCGCTCGACATCACGGCGAAGACCTGCGACCAGTCGGAGCGGGGCCTGCTCGGCATCGCCGTGGACCCGGCGTTCGCGTCCAACCACTGGATCTACGTCTTCTACACGTACGGCGCCGGCGACGCGTGCCCGTTCAACGACCCCCGCCACCCCGTCAACCGGGTCTCCCGGTTCACGCTCGGCAACGACGACGTCGTCGACCCGGCGAGCGAGCGGGTGCTCATCGACGGCATGCCGTCGTACGGCGGCAACCACAACGCCGGCGACGTCAAGGTCGGTCGGGACGGGAACCTGTACGTGACGATCGGCGACGGCGGGTGCGACTACGCCGGCGACAGCGGCTGCCAGGACGCCAACAACGCCGCCCGCGACCGCCACACGCTGGTCGGCAAGGTGCTGCGCATCACCCGCAGGGGCGGCATCCCGGCGAGCAACCCGTTCACCGGCCCCGGCACGGCCCGCTGCAACGTGACCGGGCGGACCACCCCCGGCACCGTGTGCCAGGAGATCTTCGCCACCGGCCTGCGCAACCCGTTCCGCATGGGCTTCGACACCGACAGCCGCTCCACCCGGTTCTTCGTCAACGACGTGGGCGGCAGCGCGTGGGAGGAGATCGACGAGGCCCAGCCCGGCGCCGACTACGGGTGGAACATCCGCGAGGGCCACTGCGTCACCGGGTCGTTCACCAACTGCGGCCCGCCCCCGGCCGGCCTCACCAACCCGGTGTGGGACTACTCGCACGCGACCGGCTGCCACTCGATCACCGGCGGGGCGTTCGTGCCGGCCGGCGCCTGGCCGTCCCAGTACGACGGCGACTACCTGTTCGCCGACTTCGGCTGCAACCGCCTGTTCGCCCTCGACCTGTCCGGCGGCGGGGCCACCGAGCTCGGGGTCCTGGCCGACGGCCCGACCACCCTGCTGTTCGGCCCGGGCACCGGCCGGTCGATGTACTACACGACCTACGCCAACGGCGGCGAGGTGCGGCGGCTGGTGTACACGGGGTAG
- a CDS encoding M1 family aminopeptidase gives MRPPAALAAVAVAALLAAACSSGGGDGDRAAGPSSSAATTGSSSAGSDPASTGTTVDEDGCPAVPPPAVPDQQRPSYAVEATVDPEAGTIGGTLRARFTPDLPTDRLVFRLWPNGPRPAGAGVVLDVGPVTSPDLGALASERPDPTTLVVRLPGELAAGQPVEVGLPWNLTVPGPTTDRVSKDGDSLRLGSFLPLLAWEPGVGWATDPPTAGYAEASTAPSADFELQVEVPAGYSVLGTGRAGDGGTWTAEAVRDVGLSVGRFTTATATAAAPDPVTVTVGVADGLADDPEAYAAAAVEALEDFGARYAPYPWPDLSIAVTAGLPGGIEYPATIFHGPETVDHVAHEVGHQWFYGLVGNDQGRDPWLDEGLATWAQTRVDVPPIDGLPQPVPEDATGHAGDPMTFWEGHLDSYYRGVYVQSALALHELGDDDLVDCALRHYVADRAYGIARPSDLFDALRLVFPDAEATLAPYGLAP, from the coding sequence GTGCGGCCGCCCGCCGCGCTGGCCGCCGTCGCCGTCGCCGCGCTGCTGGCCGCCGCCTGCTCGTCGGGCGGGGGCGACGGCGACCGCGCCGCGGGGCCCTCGTCGTCGGCGGCCACCACCGGCTCGTCCTCGGCCGGCTCGGACCCGGCGTCGACGGGCACGACGGTGGACGAGGACGGCTGCCCGGCCGTGCCGCCCCCCGCCGTGCCCGACCAGCAGCGCCCGTCCTACGCCGTCGAGGCCACCGTCGACCCCGAGGCCGGGACCATCGGCGGCACCCTGCGGGCCCGCTTCACCCCCGACCTGCCGACCGACCGGCTCGTGTTCCGGCTGTGGCCGAACGGGCCCCGGCCGGCCGGCGCCGGGGTCGTCCTCGACGTCGGGCCGGTGACCTCGCCCGACCTCGGCGCGCTGGCCTCCGAGCGGCCCGACCCGACCACGCTCGTCGTGCGGCTCCCCGGCGAGCTGGCCGCCGGCCAGCCGGTCGAGGTCGGCCTCCCCTGGAACCTCACCGTGCCCGGCCCGACCACCGACCGCGTCTCGAAGGACGGCGACAGCCTGCGCCTCGGCTCCTTCCTGCCCCTGCTCGCCTGGGAGCCGGGGGTGGGCTGGGCCACCGACCCGCCGACGGCCGGGTACGCGGAGGCGTCGACGGCGCCGAGCGCCGACTTCGAGCTGCAGGTCGAGGTGCCGGCCGGCTACTCGGTGCTCGGCACCGGCCGGGCCGGCGACGGCGGCACGTGGACGGCGGAGGCGGTGCGCGACGTCGGCCTGTCCGTCGGCCGGTTCACGACGGCGACGGCGACGGCCGCCGCGCCCGACCCGGTGACGGTCACCGTCGGGGTCGCCGACGGCCTGGCGGACGACCCGGAGGCGTACGCGGCCGCCGCCGTCGAGGCCCTGGAGGACTTCGGCGCCCGCTACGCGCCCTACCCGTGGCCCGACCTGTCGATCGCCGTCACCGCCGGCCTGCCCGGCGGCATCGAGTACCCGGCGACGATCTTCCACGGGCCCGAGACCGTCGACCACGTGGCCCACGAGGTCGGCCACCAGTGGTTCTACGGCCTCGTCGGCAACGACCAGGGCCGGGACCCGTGGCTCGACGAGGGCCTGGCCACCTGGGCCCAGACGAGGGTCGACGTGCCGCCGATCGACGGCCTGCCCCAGCCCGTCCCGGAGGACGCGACCGGCCACGCCGGCGACCCGATGACGTTCTGGGAGGGCCACCTCGACAGCTACTACCGCGGCGTCTACGTGCAGTCGGCCCTCGCCCTGCACGAGCTCGGCGACGACGACCTCGTCGACTGCGCCCTGCGCCACTACGTGGCCGACCGGGCCTACGGCATCGCCCGCCCGTCGGACCTGTTCGACGCCCTCCGCCTCGTGTTCCCGGACGCCGAGGCGACGCTCGCGCCCTACGGGCTCGCGCCCTGA
- a CDS encoding wax ester/triacylglycerol synthase family O-acyltransferase, whose protein sequence is MSYERLSAQDAMFLHIEDDHQPMHVGSLAMFDGAPFFDESGRFRLDEARALIAGRLHLVPRFRKRLMTVPFDQGRPVWVDDDGFDLAYHVRLTALPRPGSEEQLKALMGRVQAQKLDRRRPLWELWFVEGVAGDRVAIIQKTHHCLVDGISGVDVATVLLDLEPTPPVIEAEPWDPEPPPSSAQLLVESVVERVTDPVEAARSLRAALRGPKQLADRAAAVGRALTTATAAPAPRAPWNEPITPHRRFEMARVPFDGVRSLKDRAAGLAVEGERITVNDVVVAACAGALRTYLQSREVPVDGLVLRAMVPVSVRSEAERGTLGNRVSMMVADLPVGEPDPAERLRGVHASIRSARESGQALGAQTIISMLDYAPPTLVSMASRLTVRSRAVNLTITNVPGPQFPLYCAGARMLEAFPYVPIVDGQGLTIGIVSYDGQLSFGLTGDRDLLPDLAVLGEGVEKAFTELAEAVNR, encoded by the coding sequence GTGAGCTACGAGCGCCTGAGCGCGCAGGACGCGATGTTCCTCCACATCGAGGACGACCACCAGCCGATGCACGTCGGCTCGCTGGCCATGTTCGACGGGGCGCCGTTCTTCGACGAGTCGGGCCGCTTCCGGCTGGACGAGGCGAGGGCGCTGATCGCCGGCCGCCTCCACCTCGTCCCCCGCTTCCGCAAGCGCCTGATGACCGTGCCCTTCGACCAGGGCCGGCCGGTGTGGGTGGACGACGACGGCTTCGACCTCGCCTACCACGTGCGGCTCACCGCCCTGCCCCGGCCGGGCAGCGAGGAGCAGCTGAAGGCGCTGATGGGCCGGGTGCAGGCCCAGAAGCTCGACCGCCGCCGCCCGCTCTGGGAGCTGTGGTTCGTGGAGGGGGTGGCCGGCGACCGGGTGGCGATCATCCAGAAGACCCACCACTGCCTGGTCGACGGGATCTCCGGGGTCGACGTCGCCACCGTGCTCCTCGACCTGGAGCCGACCCCGCCCGTGATCGAGGCCGAGCCGTGGGACCCCGAGCCGCCGCCGTCGTCGGCCCAGCTGCTGGTCGAGAGCGTGGTCGAGCGGGTGACCGACCCGGTCGAGGCGGCCCGCTCCCTGCGCGCCGCGCTGCGGGGGCCGAAGCAGCTGGCCGACCGGGCCGCCGCCGTCGGCCGGGCGCTCACCACGGCCACGGCGGCGCCGGCGCCGAGGGCCCCGTGGAACGAGCCGATCACGCCCCACCGGCGCTTCGAGATGGCCAGGGTCCCCTTCGACGGCGTGCGCTCGCTGAAGGACCGGGCCGCCGGCCTGGCCGTCGAGGGCGAGCGGATCACGGTCAACGACGTGGTCGTCGCCGCCTGCGCCGGGGCGCTGCGCACCTACCTCCAGAGCCGCGAGGTCCCCGTCGACGGCCTCGTGCTGCGGGCCATGGTCCCCGTGTCGGTGCGCAGCGAGGCGGAGCGGGGCACGCTGGGCAACCGGGTGTCGATGATGGTCGCCGACCTGCCGGTGGGCGAGCCCGACCCGGCCGAGCGCCTGCGCGGCGTGCATGCCAGCATCCGGTCGGCCCGCGAGTCCGGCCAGGCCCTCGGGGCCCAGACGATCATCTCGATGCTCGACTACGCGCCGCCCACCCTCGTGTCGATGGCGTCGCGCCTCACCGTGCGGTCGCGGGCGGTGAACCTCACGATCACGAACGTGCCCGGCCCCCAGTTCCCGCTCTACTGCGCCGGGGCCCGCATGCTCGAGGCCTTCCCCTACGTCCCGATCGTGGACGGGCAGGGCCTCACCATCGGCATCGTCTCCTACGACGGGCAGCTGTCCTTCGGGCTGACCGGCGACCGCGACCTGCTCCCCGACCTCGCCGTGCTCGGCGAGGGCGTCGAGAAGGCGTTCACCGAGCTGGCCGAGGCCGTCAACCGGTGA
- a CDS encoding amidase family protein: MTGRAPSATDLADAVRRGERSAVDAVEAALAAVEAGNPRLNAFVHVDADLAIAAARGVDAAVRRGQDPGPFAGVPFGVKDLEDCAGMPTTRGSLLYADRGPVGLDSVHVARLRAAGAVPIGKTAAPEFGTLNFTKTKVFGVTRNPWDPARTPGGSSGGSAAAVSAGLVPMATASDGGGSTRIPAAFSGLVGMKPSFGRIPHPRVNASQTSVYGVMATTVRDAARHLDVTAGPDDRDRTSLPPPAVRYEEAAESLDVAGLRAAWSPDLGFAVVDPEVEAVAAAAAAALVDAAGLVAVDRPVVLTDPVRLWLSAGALDLWLDVEDGQWPAMADDVTLWVRRSLEQTEHMEVPRLARVARRRWRLEEEVGAVFDDVDVLLTPTTAVPAFAAEGPPPTEIGGRAVPSGAMATPFTMLANLCWNPAVSVPAGLTADGLPVGLQVMVRRHADEVVLRLARVLEEARPWPRHAPAA; encoded by the coding sequence GTGACGGGGCGGGCGCCGTCGGCCACCGACCTGGCCGACGCCGTGCGTCGCGGCGAGCGCTCCGCGGTCGACGCCGTCGAGGCCGCGCTGGCCGCCGTCGAGGCCGGCAACCCCCGGCTGAACGCGTTCGTCCACGTCGACGCCGACCTGGCGATCGCCGCCGCCCGGGGCGTGGACGCCGCCGTCCGCCGGGGCCAGGACCCCGGCCCGTTCGCCGGCGTGCCGTTCGGGGTGAAGGACCTGGAGGACTGCGCCGGCATGCCCACCACCCGCGGGTCGCTGCTCTACGCCGACCGCGGCCCGGTGGGGCTGGACTCGGTGCACGTCGCCCGCCTCCGGGCCGCCGGTGCCGTGCCGATCGGCAAGACGGCGGCGCCCGAGTTCGGCACGCTCAACTTCACGAAGACCAAGGTCTTCGGCGTGACCCGCAACCCGTGGGACCCGGCCCGCACGCCGGGCGGGTCGAGCGGCGGGTCGGCGGCCGCGGTCTCGGCCGGCCTCGTGCCGATGGCCACGGCCAGCGACGGCGGCGGGTCGACGAGGATCCCGGCCGCGTTCAGCGGGCTGGTCGGCATGAAGCCGAGCTTCGGGCGCATCCCCCACCCGCGCGTCAACGCGTCGCAGACCTCGGTGTACGGCGTGATGGCGACGACCGTGCGCGACGCGGCCCGCCACCTCGACGTCACCGCCGGCCCCGACGACCGGGACCGCACGTCGCTGCCGCCGCCGGCCGTGCGCTACGAGGAGGCCGCCGAGTCCCTCGACGTCGCCGGCCTGCGGGCCGCCTGGTCGCCCGACCTCGGCTTCGCCGTCGTCGACCCCGAGGTCGAGGCCGTCGCCGCGGCGGCGGCCGCGGCCCTCGTCGACGCCGCCGGGCTGGTCGCCGTCGACCGCCCCGTCGTGCTCACCGACCCGGTGCGGCTGTGGCTGTCGGCCGGCGCGCTCGACCTGTGGCTCGACGTCGAGGACGGCCAGTGGCCGGCCATGGCCGACGACGTCACCCTGTGGGTCCGCCGCTCGCTGGAGCAGACCGAGCACATGGAGGTGCCCCGGCTGGCCAGGGTGGCCCGGCGCCGGTGGCGGCTGGAGGAGGAGGTCGGCGCCGTGTTCGACGACGTCGACGTGCTGCTCACCCCGACCACGGCGGTGCCGGCCTTCGCCGCGGAGGGCCCGCCGCCGACCGAGATCGGCGGCCGCGCCGTCCCGAGCGGGGCCATGGCGACGCCGTTCACCATGCTCGCCAACCTGTGCTGGAACCCGGCCGTCTCGGTGCCCGCCGGCCTGACCGCCGACGGGCTGCCGGTCGGCCTCCAGGTGATGGTCCGCCGTCACGCCGACGAGGTCGTGCTGCGCCTCGCCCGCGTGCTGGAGGAGGCCAGGCCCTGGCCCCGCCACGCGCCGGCCGCGTGA
- a CDS encoding TIGR00730 family Rossman fold protein: MSAGRDLRSVCVYCGSSPGADPAFAAVAGQVGALLAGAGIRLVYGGGAVGLMGTVADAALAAGGEVVGVIPRGLFRREVAHPGLTELVEVRSMHERKQVMFDRSDAFVALPGGIGTVEELVEVATWAQLGISDKPVATLDVAGYWRPLHALLRSMADAAFLREDSLGLVADVLRVDDLLPVLRTHRVPAVGKWIDLDEA, translated from the coding sequence GTGAGCGCCGGGCGCGACCTGCGGTCGGTCTGCGTCTACTGCGGCTCGTCGCCGGGCGCCGACCCCGCCTTCGCCGCCGTCGCCGGGCAGGTGGGCGCGCTCCTCGCCGGCGCGGGCATCCGGCTCGTCTACGGCGGCGGCGCCGTCGGCCTGATGGGCACGGTGGCCGACGCCGCGCTGGCCGCCGGCGGCGAGGTGGTCGGGGTGATCCCGCGGGGCCTGTTCCGGCGGGAGGTCGCCCACCCGGGGCTGACCGAGCTGGTCGAGGTGCGCTCGATGCACGAGCGCAAGCAGGTCATGTTCGACCGGTCGGACGCCTTCGTCGCCCTCCCCGGCGGCATCGGCACGGTCGAGGAGCTGGTCGAGGTGGCGACGTGGGCCCAGCTCGGGATCTCCGACAAGCCGGTGGCCACCCTCGACGTCGCCGGCTACTGGCGCCCCCTCCACGCGCTGCTGCGCTCGATGGCCGACGCCGCCTTCCTGCGCGAGGACAGCCTCGGCCTGGTGGCCGACGTCCTGCGGGTGGACGACCTGCTGCCCGTGCTCCGCACCCACCGCGTCCCGGCGGTCGGGAAGTGGATCGACCTCGACGAGGCCTGA
- a CDS encoding PAC2 family protein, which yields MEHLRWSSRPELHQPVVVAAFEGWNDAGDAASTAVAWLRDRWQARRFASIDPEDFFDFTSTRPHVELVDGVTREIRWPANEFSAARVDDRLDVVLLAGTEPQLRWRTFCEQVTDLARTYDARMVVTLGALLAEVAHSRPVSVVCTSSDRELMRRLGVSASTYEGPTGIVGVLHDACRRAGLLSASLWAAVPAYVPGAPSPKAALALVERTAQLLDVGVTTTDLEIASAAYERQVSEVVAGDEDMAGYVARLEARDDEEDGDVSPGSLVEEVERFLRNSSED from the coding sequence ATGGAGCACCTCCGCTGGTCGTCCAGACCGGAGCTCCACCAGCCCGTGGTGGTGGCGGCCTTCGAAGGCTGGAACGACGCCGGCGACGCGGCGAGCACAGCGGTCGCCTGGCTGCGCGACCGGTGGCAGGCGCGGCGCTTCGCCTCGATCGACCCGGAGGACTTCTTCGACTTCACCTCCACCCGGCCCCACGTCGAGCTGGTGGACGGCGTCACCAGGGAGATCCGGTGGCCGGCCAACGAGTTCTCGGCGGCGAGGGTGGACGACCGCCTCGACGTCGTGCTGCTCGCCGGCACCGAGCCCCAGCTGCGGTGGCGGACGTTCTGCGAGCAGGTGACCGACCTCGCCCGCACCTACGACGCCCGCATGGTCGTCACGCTCGGCGCGCTGCTGGCCGAGGTGGCCCACTCCCGGCCGGTGTCGGTGGTGTGCACGTCGTCGGACCGCGAGCTGATGCGCCGGCTCGGCGTGTCGGCGTCGACCTACGAGGGGCCGACCGGCATCGTCGGCGTGCTCCACGACGCCTGCCGCAGGGCCGGCCTCCTGTCCGCGTCGCTGTGGGCGGCGGTACCGGCCTACGTGCCCGGCGCGCCGTCGCCGAAGGCCGCGCTGGCGCTCGTCGAGCGCACCGCCCAGCTGCTCGACGTGGGCGTGACGACCACCGACCTCGAGATCGCCTCGGCCGCCTACGAGCGCCAGGTGAGCGAGGTGGTGGCCGGCGACGAGGACATGGCGGGGTACGTGGCCCGGCTCGAGGCGAGGGACGACGAGGAGGACGGGGACGTCAGCCCCGGCTCGCTCGTCGAGGAGGTCGAGCGCTTCCTCCGCAACAGCTCGGAGGACTGA